CTCGGACTCAAGCACGTCGTCATCACCTGCGTCACCAGAGACGACCTGCCGGATGGCGGGGCCGAACACTTCTACAAGTGCGTCCTCGCTGTGCGGGAACGCACCGGGGCCGCTGTCGAAGTCCTCACCTCCGACTTCATGGGCAACCGCGCCGCCATCAGCCGCGTGATTCAGGCCCGGCCTGACGTGTTCAACCACAACACCGAAACGGTCCCCCGTCTCTATCAGAAGGTCCGCCGCAACGCGGACTATCAGCGCACGCTCAATCTGCTGGCTCAAGTGAAAGAAGAAGCCCCCAACATGCCCACCAAAAGCGGGCTGATGCTGGGGCTGGGCGAAACGCTGGAAGAAGTGCTGGACGTGGCCGCGGACCTGCGGGGCGTCGGCTGCGACATGCTGACGATCGGCCAATACCTGCAACCCTCACCGACGCAGTTGCCGGTAGAACGGTTCTGGACCCCGGAAGAGTTCGACGCCCTGGGCGAACAATGCCGCACCCTCGGCTTCTCCATGGTCGCCAGCGGCCCCTTCGTCCGCTCCAGCTACCACGCCGGGGAGATGGCGGACGAGGCGGAAAAGCATGTGAGAGAATTGACTGTGTAATAGCCGATGATCAGCGATTGGATGACTTTCGCGTTACACTTGCAGCTTGTCTGCCCGTGCGAACGGTGAATTGGCCCGCCTGTTTCTTGTGTTGCAAAGGTTGCCTGCAGTCAAGCGGAGTCAGGCGCCAATATGCAGTCCGCCTCAGACGTTTGGCACTGCCGGTTCGTTTCATGGATTGGGCTTGCACGCGTCCCATTCGACCGGAAAATAACTTTTGGCTCTGTCTAAGATGGAAGTCATAGGAGGCGTGAGAAGCGAAAACGGCTCGGAGTAGAATCGAGCTGATGAAGCTCGTGGATAATACTTTAATTGACCCCCAGACAAAGCATACCAGTCCAGCACAGCCTCAGTGGGGTGATCCGGGTCAAACCCTTGTAAACGCTTTCCGCTGGAAAATTTCCACTGCAAATTTTCGGGAAGTTCAAGTCCGAAGCTATGAAACTGATAGCTCCGCGGAGAACTCCCTTGAGGCTTGTTGTAAGAGAGTGCAAGATAAACGCTTTCTTTCAAATCTAGCTTGCAGCTAGAGCCTGTTATGAACTTGTCTGCATGAGGAAGGAAGCGTGTTTGAGCAGGAGGGCGACCATCGCGACCCAGTGCCAGCCGGCGAGGACTTCG
This window of the Planctomicrobium piriforme genome carries:
- the lipA gene encoding lipoyl synthase, with translation MRELPILSETVTPGYQSAGGCHTGGLPLLDSSSTERRRLPKWLKRPMPSSEMQFTSGIIEDLRLETVCESAKCPNRTECWSQRTATFMILGNVCTRPCGFCSVPRGKTEQIELDEPDRVAEAAERLGLKHVVITCVTRDDLPDGGAEHFYKCVLAVRERTGAAVEVLTSDFMGNRAAISRVIQARPDVFNHNTETVPRLYQKVRRNADYQRTLNLLAQVKEEAPNMPTKSGLMLGLGETLEEVLDVAADLRGVGCDMLTIGQYLQPSPTQLPVERFWTPEEFDALGEQCRTLGFSMVASGPFVRSSYHAGEMADEAEKHVRELTV